One window of the Sulfurimonas crateris genome contains the following:
- a CDS encoding FAD-dependent oxidoreductase, whose amino-acid sequence MSKVYFSTWNGEFINNINTPIEEWKESAYNLPAQYDSHRESKAFIGWDGVALFDENVDVIRLAMEYAAQYQEYSEACGRCAPGRWGGRILYDQLDKIARGEGSRADLDHLKEIGKSMQITSKCEIGKTVPNPIIDLMTHFEDVFLECIDEQKPSKHYNEAIGYIAKITSPCSDACPSHVDIPAYIEGVRDLRMDDSLMATRQTMPLAHVCGRVCPHPCEDACRRTNLDEPISIMALKRLGADWETDHGYDFFHPMEKKPSIGKKVAVIGAGPAGLTTAYYLAAEGVDVDVYEELPVLGGEVAVGVPEYRMPIDKYNQDIECVRDMGVNFITNSKINADDMRRFESEYDATMVATGTRISKKVYCENERPEIKGYWGAIDFLDKVNLYEKYGYTISKAEQEENLLTTEYVDLTGKTVVCVGGGFTSMDVVRCAIRANAKKVYMIYRRDEKTIIKNTTYEEYHEAVEEGVEFLFHSAVAEMRDEDNILKSLLIDKFELVPDPNGGRAELVKIEGASYEIEADYLVPAVSQSADLKLLPEEWEIEKTSWATIKTNGKDYMTSRKGIFASGDCEYGPMTIVNAVGQAKRAASVMARYVQTGEITLTDEEIMEDHLRKLRVYDKNEKVTGWLPGVARQHSTVLEVEDRKYNNKEVNLGFTQEEAMSEAERCMRCYYIAMVQA is encoded by the coding sequence TTGAGCAAAGTATATTTTTCTACTTGGAATGGTGAGTTTATAAATAACATTAACACACCTATAGAGGAGTGGAAAGAATCAGCTTACAACCTACCGGCACAATATGACTCTCATCGCGAATCAAAAGCTTTCATCGGCTGGGACGGTGTAGCACTCTTTGATGAGAACGTAGATGTTATCCGTCTTGCTATGGAGTACGCTGCACAGTATCAAGAGTACTCTGAGGCGTGCGGAAGATGCGCACCGGGGCGATGGGGCGGACGTATTTTATACGATCAGCTTGACAAGATCGCACGCGGTGAAGGTAGCAGGGCTGATTTGGACCATCTAAAAGAGATCGGCAAAAGTATGCAGATCACTTCAAAATGTGAGATCGGAAAGACTGTTCCGAACCCTATTATTGATCTTATGACTCACTTTGAAGATGTTTTTTTGGAGTGCATAGATGAGCAAAAACCATCAAAACACTACAATGAGGCAATAGGCTACATTGCAAAGATCACATCTCCATGTTCTGACGCTTGTCCTTCACATGTAGATATTCCTGCATATATTGAGGGAGTAAGAGACCTTAGAATGGACGACTCGCTTATGGCAACACGCCAGACAATGCCGCTTGCGCATGTTTGCGGTCGTGTCTGTCCGCACCCTTGTGAGGATGCATGCCGCCGTACTAACCTTGATGAGCCGATCTCTATTATGGCACTCAAGCGCCTTGGTGCCGATTGGGAGACCGATCACGGGTATGATTTCTTCCACCCGATGGAGAAGAAGCCGAGCATCGGTAAAAAAGTTGCAGTTATCGGTGCAGGTCCTGCAGGTCTTACAACCGCTTATTATCTTGCGGCTGAGGGCGTAGATGTAGATGTTTACGAAGAGCTTCCGGTTCTTGGCGGAGAGGTCGCGGTCGGTGTTCCTGAATACAGAATGCCGATTGACAAGTACAATCAGGATATCGAGTGTGTTAGAGATATGGGTGTTAACTTTATAACTAACTCCAAGATCAATGCAGACGATATGAGAAGATTTGAGAGCGAGTACGATGCAACAATGGTCGCAACAGGTACTAGGATCTCCAAAAAAGTATATTGTGAAAACGAGAGACCTGAGATAAAAGGTTACTGGGGTGCTATCGACTTTTTAGATAAAGTAAATCTTTATGAGAAGTACGGTTATACCATCTCAAAAGCTGAACAGGAAGAGAATCTTCTTACTACAGAGTATGTGGATCTAACAGGCAAGACCGTTGTCTGTGTCGGCGGCGGATTTACATCTATGGACGTTGTTCGTTGTGCTATCAGAGCAAATGCTAAAAAAGTCTATATGATCTACCGTAGAGATGAGAAGACTATTATCAAAAACACTACTTATGAAGAGTATCACGAAGCTGTTGAAGAGGGTGTAGAGTTTCTTTTCCACTCGGCAGTAGCAGAGATGAGAGATGAAGATAATATTTTAAAATCGCTTCTTATAGATAAATTTGAACTTGTTCCAGATCCAAACGGCGGACGCGCAGAACTTGTAAAGATAGAGGGTGCTTCGTATGAAATAGAAGCTGACTATCTTGTTCCTGCCGTTTCTCAATCGGCTGATCTTAAACTTCTTCCAGAAGAGTGGGAGATCGAGAAGACATCTTGGGCGACCATAAAGACAAACGGCAAGGACTATATGACATCTCGCAAAGGCATTTTTGCTTCAGGAGATTGTGAGTATGGTCCTATGACGATCGTAAATGCTGTAGGACAGGCAAAGCGTGCAGCTTCTGTAATGGCGCGCTATGTTCAAACGGGCGAGATAACTTTAACAGACGAAGAGATCATGGAGGACCACCTGAGAAAACTTCGCGTTTACGATAAGAACGAGAAAGTCACAGGATGGCTGCCTGGTGTTGCAAGACAGCACTCAACCGTACTGGAAGTTGAAGATAGAAAGTACAATAACAAAGAGGTAAACCTAGGTTTTACCCAAGAAGAAGCTATGAGCGAAGCAGAGCGCTGTATGCGCTGTTACTATATCGCAATGGTACAGGCGTAA
- a CDS encoding 2Fe-2S iron-sulfur cluster-binding protein, with the protein MGEMNKMINFTIDGVQVQAQKGETILTVARKNGIYIPTMCYISKTTPCASCRMCVVEAKGVDGFVLSCNTPPTEGVEIITNNDELQNERVNIMKLYDVNHPLECGVCDKSGECDLQNKTLEFNVERQNFSARDQLRPLKKWGLIDYEPSLCIMCEKCVHVCNEVIGDDAIEVQFGGYKSTIIPKGSDVLDCTFCGECIAVCPVGALTSSGFKYRANAWELGRVPATCAHCSAGCPLEYETRHSSINGANEIFRVKNNFEFTSLCGAGRFGFDFENRENSDEAAFNRTIEALKNAKAIRFSSMITNEEAHILGLLKEKLGIKLFNEDARVFGEFMRAYSSVSGKLHHSGSLDAIKQSDAVIVIGSRIATDNPGVRYALTTASKHNGAKIVYAHPMEDALMQNVTTQMMKYEVGTEEGVMALLAHEILKDADLDDSERAFFNDLDFGYICAETNIGEEELSFMSKSFARAKKRTLVIGNDLMAHERAANIAKLAALIEKYSDFSLVVVPREVNTLGVSLINTLDHDENIPGVVGYNAKGEFVISSLEGADLAIPALNQQEGTVVSIDNRVLPTNVALQFNGYTLNDIARAFGIDKDETIKYTQELSKETGFKGIAFDNLENFLSPMGEDNRGYLLDEVACEANGELEELDDLPEFNGTIIYHCDPVLQFNNYTLKAEQLPKDNFLHGSAQFSVAARISDGDLVEISFGGDKIQRKFKLDSELKGTVALNPTFDISVDAGRYRFEKSKIVRVM; encoded by the coding sequence ATGGGCGAAATGAACAAGATGATCAATTTTACAATTGACGGTGTGCAGGTCCAAGCGCAAAAGGGTGAGACAATTCTTACCGTAGCTCGCAAAAACGGTATCTATATTCCGACTATGTGTTATATCTCTAAAACGACTCCGTGCGCATCTTGTCGTATGTGTGTTGTAGAGGCAAAGGGTGTGGATGGATTTGTTTTAAGCTGTAATACTCCTCCTACCGAGGGTGTAGAGATCATTACAAACAATGACGAGCTTCAAAACGAGAGAGTAAACATCATGAAGCTTTATGATGTCAACCACCCTCTTGAGTGTGGTGTATGCGATAAATCCGGAGAGTGTGATCTTCAAAACAAGACACTGGAGTTTAACGTAGAGCGTCAAAACTTCTCCGCTCGCGACCAGCTTCGTCCTTTGAAAAAATGGGGGCTTATAGATTATGAGCCTTCACTTTGCATTATGTGTGAGAAGTGTGTACACGTATGTAATGAGGTCATAGGCGATGATGCTATCGAGGTGCAGTTTGGCGGATACAAATCTACCATTATTCCTAAAGGAAGCGATGTTTTAGATTGTACATTCTGCGGCGAGTGTATTGCGGTCTGCCCTGTTGGCGCACTGACTAGCAGCGGCTTTAAGTACAGAGCAAACGCTTGGGAACTTGGTCGTGTTCCTGCTACATGTGCACACTGTTCTGCGGGATGTCCTCTGGAGTATGAGACGCGTCACAGCTCTATCAACGGTGCGAATGAGATATTTAGAGTAAAAAACAACTTTGAATTTACGTCACTTTGCGGAGCGGGACGTTTCGGTTTTGATTTTGAGAACAGAGAAAATAGTGATGAGGCTGCATTTAACAGAACTATAGAGGCTCTGAAAAATGCAAAAGCGATCCGTTTCTCATCTATGATAACAAACGAAGAGGCTCATATATTGGGTCTTTTAAAAGAGAAGCTTGGGATCAAGCTCTTCAATGAAGATGCAAGAGTGTTTGGCGAGTTTATGAGAGCATACAGCTCTGTGAGTGGAAAACTTCACCACAGCGGTTCGCTTGATGCGATCAAGCAATCAGATGCCGTGATAGTGATAGGAAGCAGAATTGCAACTGACAATCCGGGTGTAAGATATGCTCTCACTACTGCTTCAAAACATAACGGTGCGAAGATCGTTTACGCGCACCCTATGGAAGATGCGCTTATGCAAAATGTGACAACACAGATGATGAAGTATGAAGTAGGAACGGAAGAGGGCGTTATGGCGCTTCTGGCTCACGAGATACTAAAAGATGCTGATCTGGATGATAGCGAGAGAGCATTTTTTAATGATCTTGACTTTGGCTATATCTGTGCCGAGACTAACATCGGCGAGGAAGAGCTCTCTTTTATGAGTAAATCTTTTGCAAGAGCAAAAAAGAGAACGCTTGTGATAGGCAACGACCTTATGGCTCATGAGAGAGCGGCTAACATTGCTAAACTTGCGGCACTAATAGAGAAGTACAGCGATTTCTCACTGGTAGTAGTTCCTCGTGAAGTGAACACTCTTGGCGTATCGCTTATAAACACTCTTGATCATGACGAAAATATTCCTGGCGTGGTTGGATACAATGCAAAAGGCGAGTTTGTGATCTCATCACTAGAGGGTGCTGATCTGGCAATACCTGCTCTTAACCAGCAGGAGGGAACTGTCGTTAGCATTGACAACAGAGTGCTTCCTACAAACGTAGCACTTCAGTTTAACGGATATACGTTAAATGATATTGCAAGAGCATTTGGCATAGATAAAGATGAGACTATCAAGTATACGCAAGAGCTAAGCAAAGAGACAGGATTTAAAGGTATCGCATTTGATAACTTAGAGAACTTCTTATCGCCTATGGGAGAAGATAACCGCGGTTATCTTCTTGATGAAGTAGCTTGTGAAGCAAACGGCGAACTTGAAGAGCTTGATGATCTGCCTGAGTTCAACGGTACTATTATCTACCACTGCGATCCTGTGCTCCAGTTCAACAACTACACTCTAAAGGCAGAGCAGCTTCCTAAGGATAACTTCCTGCATGGTTCTGCTCAGTTTAGTGTAGCTGCTAGAATTTCTGACGGGGATCTGGTTGAGATAAGCTTTGGCGGGGATAAGATCCAAAGAAAATTCAAACTAGATAGTGAACTAAAAGGAACCGTGGCTCTAAATCCTACATTTGACATAAGCGTAGATGCGGGTAGATATAGGTTTGAAAAATCCAAAATAGTGAGAGTAATGTAA
- a CDS encoding NADH-quinone oxidoreductase subunit G, translated as MSKITINIDGREIQTQEGEYILNAARANDIFIPAICYLTRCSPTLACRLCLVEADGKQVYACNAKSKEGMSVVTSTENIIKERRAIMEVYDVNHPLQCGVCDQSGECELQNYTLEMGVDAQHYAVKDVDRSDIDWGHIHYNPGLCIVCERCVTACKDMIGDNSLKTVPRGADALEAEYKESMPKDAYAMWNKLNKSLIGLTSGEEMLDCTSCGECAAVCPVGALVDTHYIYTTNAWECKQIPATCGHCSAGCQISYDVKHTSIDNTDEKIYRVMNEWNYVSLCGAGRYGFDYQNRVEAKDAAAFKNAVEAFKKADTIKFTSTITNEEALVLQKLKEKFGYKLVNSEAKAFQTFLNDYSEISGTKLYGYDLEATHNANFVISVGTALKSDNPNARYALNNSMTVNKGAGLYFHPLKDPVVEGFGKSIMTMYHAPLQEEAVLYLILDLFADKEKLPSDIVSYLASFHSTKTVTVEEVIKEEVTEIVKVMKKNEETGEEEEVEEEKKKMVPKKISKEVEVDDNRLLEILGADDNFMEALEKNLAKKDTFALIAGPDLYTHPNSKNLARLLALIEKYSAFELTMIPTLTNSLGVALICELDDEAGSYTIGYNTKGDFTLSALGGGDLDMPAINQQEGTLTSINKRVNPTNAAVGYRGYELNDIANALGLNAELVIEYTKELPVEMGFRAEEFDNLPNHYDNDGTEHRGYLLENISTPASGDESVAAFSDEKMQGTLIYLANPVRQFTPFTYKTTNLDEVSGVYMSEEFLSGSDLNEGDSVRVKSSSGEIVANIVSDNKISGDIVVLPTFDSKLNSEALFSSYRFATASIEKV; from the coding sequence ATGAGCAAAATTACTATAAACATTGATGGAAGAGAGATTCAGACGCAAGAGGGCGAGTATATACTCAATGCTGCCCGTGCGAACGATATCTTTATACCGGCGATCTGTTATTTGACAAGATGTAGTCCCACACTTGCGTGTAGACTTTGTCTTGTAGAGGCTGACGGCAAGCAGGTTTATGCATGTAATGCGAAATCAAAAGAGGGGATGAGCGTCGTAACATCGACTGAAAACATCATAAAAGAGCGCCGTGCAATTATGGAGGTTTATGACGTAAACCATCCTCTGCAGTGCGGTGTCTGTGATCAGTCTGGTGAGTGCGAGCTTCAAAACTATACTTTGGAGATGGGCGTAGATGCACAACACTATGCCGTTAAAGATGTAGACAGAAGCGATATCGACTGGGGGCATATTCACTACAATCCGGGTCTTTGTATCGTCTGTGAGAGATGTGTGACCGCATGTAAAGATATGATAGGCGACAACTCACTCAAAACTGTGCCGCGCGGTGCTGATGCACTTGAAGCAGAGTATAAAGAGAGTATGCCAAAAGATGCTTATGCAATGTGGAACAAACTTAACAAATCTCTTATAGGTTTGACAAGCGGCGAAGAGATGCTTGATTGTACGAGTTGTGGTGAGTGTGCCGCGGTTTGTCCGGTTGGAGCTCTTGTCGATACTCACTATATCTACACTACGAATGCGTGGGAGTGCAAGCAGATACCTGCAACGTGCGGACACTGTTCTGCAGGATGCCAGATAAGCTACGACGTAAAACATACAAGCATTGACAACACGGATGAGAAGATCTACCGCGTTATGAACGAGTGGAACTATGTTTCTCTCTGCGGTGCCGGAAGATACGGCTTTGATTACCAAAACAGAGTAGAGGCTAAAGACGCGGCGGCATTTAAAAATGCCGTGGAAGCGTTTAAAAAAGCTGACACTATCAAATTCACTTCTACAATAACCAATGAAGAGGCTCTGGTTCTACAGAAGTTAAAAGAGAAGTTCGGTTACAAGCTTGTAAACAGTGAAGCAAAGGCGTTTCAGACATTTTTAAATGACTACAGCGAGATAAGCGGTACAAAACTTTACGGTTATGACCTCGAAGCTACGCACAATGCTAACTTTGTTATCTCGGTCGGAACTGCTCTAAAGAGCGACAATCCGAATGCACGCTATGCTCTAAACAACTCTATGACAGTAAACAAGGGCGCGGGTCTTTACTTTCACCCTCTAAAAGATCCTGTTGTGGAAGGGTTTGGCAAAAGCATTATGACGATGTATCACGCTCCGCTTCAAGAAGAGGCTGTTTTATATCTTATCCTTGATCTCTTTGCAGATAAAGAGAAGCTCCCAAGCGATATTGTCTCTTATCTTGCATCATTCCACTCTACAAAGACCGTAACGGTTGAAGAGGTGATTAAAGAAGAGGTCACCGAGATCGTAAAAGTTATGAAGAAAAATGAAGAGACTGGCGAAGAGGAAGAGGTAGAAGAAGAGAAGAAGAAGATGGTTCCAAAGAAGATCTCAAAAGAGGTTGAAGTGGATGATAACCGTCTTTTAGAGATCTTAGGCGCAGATGATAATTTTATGGAGGCTCTGGAGAAAAATCTTGCTAAAAAAGATACATTTGCTCTGATAGCAGGACCGGATCTCTATACTCATCCAAACTCCAAAAATCTTGCTCGTCTTTTAGCGCTTATTGAAAAGTACAGTGCGTTTGAGCTTACTATGATACCTACGCTTACAAACTCTTTGGGAGTTGCACTGATTTGTGAGCTTGACGATGAGGCAGGTTCTTATACGATCGGCTACAACACAAAAGGTGACTTTACATTATCGGCTCTTGGCGGGGGTGATCTGGATATGCCTGCGATAAATCAGCAGGAGGGAACGCTTACAAGTATAAACAAAAGAGTAAACCCTACAAATGCGGCGGTCGGTTACAGAGGATACGAGCTAAACGATATCGCTAACGCACTCGGACTTAATGCTGAGCTTGTTATTGAGTATACCAAAGAGCTTCCTGTAGAGATGGGCTTTAGAGCAGAGGAGTTTGATAATCTTCCAAACCACTATGATAATGACGGCACTGAGCATCGCGGATACTTGTTGGAGAATATTTCAACTCCTGCAAGCGGCGATGAGAGCGTTGCTGCGTTTAGTGATGAGAAGATGCAGGGGACTCTTATCTACTTGGCAAATCCTGTAAGACAGTTCACTCCGTTTACGTATAAGACTACAAACCTTGATGAGGTAAGCGGTGTTTATATGAGTGAAGAGTTCTTAAGCGGATCTGATCTTAACGAAGGAGACAGCGTGAGAGTTAAGAGCTCAAGCGGTGAGATCGTGGCAAATATAGTAAGTGATAATAAAATAAGCGGTGACATCGTAGTGTTACCGACATTTGATTCTAAATTAAATTCAGAGGCACTGTTTAGCTCATACCGCTTTGCAACAGCTTCGATTGAAAAGGTGTAA
- the nuoH gene encoding NADH-quinone oxidoreductase subunit NuoH, with amino-acid sequence METAYLIETIIKIVVILLIFSALAGIGTYFERKVLAFMQRRLGPVNVGPFGLLQVAADGIKLFTKEDIVPTNVVGRIFKIAPVITAATAFMAAAAIPFLPSFTIFGYEVHPIVADINIGILYILGIMGVGLYGPLLGGMASANKFSLLSAARGAAVFISYEVITGLSILAPIMMVGSLSLIDFNEYQSGGITDWIVWSQPVAFILFWIAAFAETGRTPFHLIANDHEIIDGFGTEYSGMRWGLFFIGEYANMFFISFVMALLFLGGYGDGSLLGALGLLAKVAFFFFFFLWTRAAWPDIRPDQLMWLCWKVLMPIAVINIVITGIVMM; translated from the coding sequence ATGGAAACAGCATATTTAATTGAGACGATCATCAAGATCGTCGTGATTTTACTTATATTTTCTGCACTAGCGGGAATCGGTACATATTTCGAGAGAAAAGTTCTCGCATTTATGCAGCGCCGTCTAGGACCCGTAAATGTTGGACCTTTTGGTCTACTTCAAGTTGCGGCAGACGGTATTAAACTCTTTACAAAAGAGGATATCGTCCCTACAAACGTAGTTGGACGCATCTTTAAAATTGCACCTGTAATTACGGCTGCAACTGCATTTATGGCAGCGGCTGCTATTCCGTTTTTACCATCTTTTACTATATTCGGATATGAAGTTCATCCGATAGTAGCAGATATTAACATCGGTATATTATATATCTTAGGTATTATGGGAGTCGGCCTGTACGGTCCTCTTTTAGGCGGTATGGCTTCTGCGAACAAGTTCTCGCTCCTCTCTGCTGCGCGTGGTGCTGCTGTATTTATCTCTTATGAGGTTATTACGGGCTTATCTATTTTAGCTCCAATTATGATGGTAGGTTCACTTTCGCTTATCGACTTTAACGAGTATCAATCAGGCGGAATTACAGACTGGATAGTATGGTCTCAACCTGTTGCGTTCATCCTTTTCTGGATAGCGGCTTTTGCTGAGACCGGCAGAACACCTTTTCACTTGATAGCAAACGATCACGAGATCATTGACGGATTTGGAACTGAGTACTCAGGTATGAGATGGGGTCTTTTCTTCATCGGTGAGTATGCAAATATGTTCTTTATCTCTTTTGTTATGGCACTTCTGTTCCTAGGCGGCTACGGAGACGGAAGTCTTTTAGGCGCTCTTGGATTGTTAGCTAAAGTTGCGTTCTTCTTCTTCTTTTTCTTGTGGACAAGAGCGGCTTGGCCTGATATAAGACCGGATCAGCTTATGTGGCTGTGCTGGAAAGTTTTAATGCCGATAGCAGTGATAAACATAGTTATCACTGGTATAGTAATGATGTAA
- the nuoI gene encoding NADH-quinone oxidoreductase subunit NuoI: MHNEHIEEHFNNRNVTEIDSNYYMVDIAPYPTDGWGKFKRVLKRALRGELFVGLWVVLREMIRFDIHTVKYPEEKMPIGPRYRAVHEMKRLWESDTERCIGCGLCEKICISNCIRIDTKIDENSRKEVTEYSINLGRCIFCGYCAEVCPELAITHGGEYENASDQREHFIMYQDMLTPLDKMKAGTQVEFEGFGAITPHEDERVKKTPLAY, from the coding sequence ATGCATAACGAACATATAGAAGAACATTTTAACAATAGAAATGTCACGGAGATAGATAGCAACTACTATATGGTAGATATTGCTCCTTACCCTACAGATGGATGGGGTAAATTTAAAAGAGTTCTAAAAAGAGCGCTAAGAGGCGAGCTTTTTGTGGGTCTTTGGGTAGTTCTAAGAGAGATGATCAGATTTGACATCCATACGGTAAAGTATCCTGAAGAGAAGATGCCAATTGGACCAAGATACAGAGCGGTTCACGAGATGAAGCGTCTTTGGGAGTCTGATACTGAAAGATGTATCGGGTGCGGACTTTGTGAGAAGATCTGTATCTCTAACTGTATCAGAATCGACACTAAGATCGATGAGAACTCTCGCAAAGAGGTAACAGAGTACAGCATCAATCTCGGTCGTTGTATCTTCTGTGGCTACTGTGCTGAAGTGTGCCCTGAGTTGGCAATTACACACGGCGGCGAGTATGAAAACGCTAGTGATCAGAGAGAGCATTTTATAATGTATCAGGATATGCTCACGCCGCTTGATAAGATGAAGGCCGGAACTCAGGTTGAGTTTGAAGGTTTTGGCGCGATCACACCACATGAAGATGAGCGTGTTAAAAAAACACCTCTAGCATATTAA
- a CDS encoding NADH-quinone oxidoreductase subunit J, whose product MFEAVAFYLFAFLTISMFYIAVTTSQALYALSALAAGMIFISAFFFILGADFLGAIQIVVYSGAVMALYAFGMMFFDTTRDVKEKQGNKAIIVGLSIISAVLVVLIVSAPIVGSNIEALYPVTEGAGNVQEVGMVLFTKYLVPFEVAAVMLLVAMIAGIVLAGKKMDLSLTLMNEQELLKMREEDKSKKVLS is encoded by the coding sequence ATGTTTGAAGCAGTTGCATTTTATCTGTTCGCTTTTTTAACGATTTCGATGTTTTATATAGCGGTGACGACGTCACAGGCGCTATATGCTCTATCGGCTTTGGCGGCAGGAATGATTTTTATATCGGCGTTTTTCTTTATTTTAGGCGCTGACTTTTTAGGTGCGATTCAGATCGTTGTTTACTCCGGTGCCGTAATGGCTCTTTATGCTTTTGGTATGATGTTCTTCGATACGACAAGAGATGTAAAAGAGAAGCAGGGCAATAAAGCTATTATTGTTGGATTAAGTATCATTAGTGCAGTTTTGGTCGTGCTTATTGTTTCTGCTCCTATAGTCGGAAGCAATATTGAAGCGCTATATCCGGTGACGGAAGGTGCGGGCAACGTTCAAGAGGTAGGTATGGTCCTCTTTACAAAATACCTTGTCCCTTTTGAAGTTGCAGCGGTAATGCTTTTGGTCGCTATGATCGCCGGTATCGTACTTGCAGGAAAGAAGATGGATCTCTCTCTTACTCTTATGAATGAACAAGAGTTGTTAAAGATGAGAGAAGAAGATAAAAGTAAGAAGGTGCTCTCATGA
- the nuoK gene encoding NADH-quinone oxidoreductase subunit NuoK yields the protein MMEIGLNHYLVLSTILFAIGLVGIMRRKNLLMLFFATEILLNSVNISFAAISHYYGDLTGQMFAFFVIAIAASEVAVGLGLLIVWHKKHNNIDLDSMSTMRG from the coding sequence ATGATGGAAATAGGACTCAACCACTATCTTGTACTCTCAACTATCCTTTTTGCAATAGGATTAGTGGGAATTATGAGAAGAAAGAATCTACTTATGCTATTTTTTGCTACAGAGATACTTTTAAACTCGGTAAATATCTCTTTTGCCGCAATTTCACACTATTACGGTGATCTTACAGGTCAGATGTTCGCGTTTTTCGTTATAGCTATTGCTGCTTCTGAAGTAGCGGTCGGGCTTGGGCTTTTGATCGTATGGCATAAAAAACATAACAATATAGATCTTGACAGTATGTCAACGATGAGAGGATAA